One part of the Halopenitus persicus genome encodes these proteins:
- a CDS encoding potassium channel family protein, with the protein MVLRTRRTAFYLALVVATTVLFTLLYNTGMAVWEGRPQPLYRSLEVVIQSFTTTGYGEDSPWQSLQMNVLVITMQLAGIGLILTGVDVFAVPWLRGALTPTPPESIDVGPGHVVICAYTARTEAFITELKARGRAYALVEPDAETARELHDEGYRVIHGDPESTAALENAGIGTARTVVADSTDDANASIVLAARDANPDVRAITLVTDIDLARYHRAAGADEVLSPRQLLGRSLIDEIPTAVATDVADGVTLGEDFELIEVTVAAESHVCGRQFKEIRVRERFGVNVIGAWIGTDFETPIDPEMRLDAGTQLLVVGAPDRIETFREATAAAVRTFPSQRILLVGYGDSGRAAYEALARTRSRVTVLDAEASGSRGSAIGADRSSTEADRSSTEADETEADETEADETEAGGSARRADETSSVSTTTSGAVETTDAVDLEDDVVDVVGDARDPTVLEAAGITEASVLVLTIGDDTTAIFTTLIARELNPDLDIVVRANDDANVEKLYRAGADYVQSLATVSGRMLASTVFEDEEVLTYDKRINVVRLPASSLGGSTIAGANVRGRTGCTIVAVVRGGATIHGFDPHTFEIQSNDELILVGTDDDVIRFEREFDESPPPS; encoded by the coding sequence ATGGTGCTGCGTACGCGACGGACGGCGTTCTACCTGGCGCTGGTGGTGGCCACGACCGTCCTGTTCACCCTCCTGTACAATACCGGGATGGCGGTTTGGGAGGGTCGTCCCCAACCCCTCTATCGATCGCTCGAGGTAGTGATACAAAGCTTCACGACCACCGGGTACGGGGAGGACTCGCCGTGGCAGTCGCTGCAGATGAACGTGCTCGTGATCACGATGCAGCTCGCCGGAATCGGACTGATACTCACGGGCGTGGACGTCTTCGCGGTGCCGTGGTTGCGGGGGGCTCTCACCCCGACACCTCCGGAATCGATCGATGTCGGCCCCGGACACGTCGTGATCTGTGCATACACCGCGCGGACGGAAGCGTTCATCACCGAGTTGAAGGCTCGTGGACGCGCGTACGCGCTCGTTGAGCCCGATGCGGAAACGGCACGCGAACTACACGACGAGGGATACCGGGTGATCCACGGCGATCCGGAATCGACGGCCGCGCTCGAGAACGCCGGGATCGGGACCGCACGAACGGTGGTCGCGGATTCAACCGACGACGCGAACGCCAGCATCGTGTTGGCGGCTCGCGACGCGAACCCGGACGTCCGGGCGATCACGCTCGTGACGGATATTGACCTGGCCCGCTATCACCGCGCCGCGGGCGCGGACGAGGTGCTCTCGCCGCGACAGCTTCTGGGACGGAGCCTCATCGACGAGATACCGACCGCTGTCGCGACCGACGTCGCCGACGGCGTGACGCTGGGCGAGGACTTCGAACTCATCGAGGTAACCGTTGCCGCGGAGAGTCACGTCTGTGGCCGTCAGTTCAAGGAGATACGCGTCCGCGAGCGGTTCGGCGTGAACGTGATCGGCGCGTGGATCGGGACCGACTTCGAGACGCCGATCGACCCGGAGATGCGACTCGACGCCGGAACGCAACTGCTCGTCGTCGGCGCACCGGACCGGATCGAGACGTTTCGAGAGGCGACTGCAGCCGCGGTTCGAACCTTCCCATCCCAGCGCATCCTCCTCGTCGGGTACGGCGATTCAGGACGGGCAGCGTACGAGGCGCTCGCCCGTACGAGATCGCGTGTGACCGTTCTTGACGCCGAGGCATCGGGATCGCGTGGATCGGCAATCGGAGCGGACCGATCGAGTACGGAAGCGGACCGATCGAGTACGGAAGCGGACGAAACGGAAGCGGACGAAACGGAAGCGGACGAAACGGAAGCAGGTGGATCGGCTCGTCGTGCGGACGAGACATCGTCGGTTTCAACCACGACGAGTGGTGCCGTGGAGACGACTGATGCGGTGGACCTCGAGGATGACGTGGTGGACGTCGTCGGTGATGCCCGGGACCCGACGGTCCTCGAGGCAGCCGGGATCACCGAGGCGTCGGTGTTGGTCCTCACGATCGGCGACGATACGACTGCGATCTTTACGACGCTGATCGCGCGGGAGCTGAATCCCGACCTCGACATCGTCGTTCGAGCCAACGACGACGCGAACGTCGAGAAACTGTATCGAGCCGGTGCCGATTACGTGCAGTCGTTGGCGACCGTCAGCGGTCGGATGTTAGCCTCAACCGTGTTCGAGGACGAAGAAGTCCTCACCTACGACAAGCGCATCAACGTGGTACGGCTGCCGGCCAGTTCGCTCGGCGGATCGACGATCGCGGGCGCGAACGTCCGGGGACGAACCGGCTGTACGATCGTCGCCGTCGTACGCGGCGGAGCGACGATACATGGGTTCGATCCCCACACGTTTGAGATCCAGTCGAATGACGAGTTGATACTCGTCGGGACCGACGACGACGTGATACGGTTCGAGCGGGAGTTCGACGAGTCGCCGCCACCATCGTGA
- a CDS encoding inorganic phosphate transporter gives MSGVVFWLLIVVATVVSLGTAWTLGANSNSPPFAPAIGANAISTMKAAFAIGILAALGALTQGGSISETVGSGLINGVAITSLAATVGLLTATGFMAFGIYSGYPVPAAFATTGAMIGVGLSLGGTPAVATYTQIATFWVLVPPVSGSLAYATATLLRHDDVPETLSIPLLAALVGAIVANIRLSILPSPTGAAQGSLAGLVSGVVPTPAVAGVDVATILATLVVAAASFHLIRRRTAASVDRGIKTFLIVLGSIVAFSSGGSQVGLATGPLENLYGVELGLPSIVLLALGAVGILGGAWMGSPRLLQATSREYAQLGVRRSIAALVPGFVIAQAAILLGIPISFNNIILSGIIGGGLAGGSAGVSRRKIVTTVVFWVLTLAGSVAIGYGLYQVAAPVLAQ, from the coding sequence GTGAGCGGCGTCGTCTTCTGGCTGCTGATCGTGGTGGCGACGGTGGTGAGTCTCGGGACGGCGTGGACGCTCGGCGCCAACAGCAACTCGCCGCCGTTTGCCCCGGCCATCGGGGCCAACGCCATCTCGACGATGAAGGCGGCCTTCGCCATCGGCATCCTCGCCGCACTCGGTGCGCTCACGCAGGGCGGGAGCATCTCCGAAACGGTCGGCTCCGGCCTCATCAACGGCGTTGCCATCACGTCCCTTGCGGCGACGGTCGGACTCTTAACCGCGACCGGATTTATGGCGTTCGGCATCTACAGCGGCTATCCGGTTCCCGCGGCGTTCGCAACCACCGGCGCGATGATCGGCGTCGGGCTGTCCCTGGGTGGGACGCCGGCGGTCGCCACCTACACGCAGATCGCCACCTTCTGGGTGCTCGTGCCGCCCGTGTCCGGCAGCTTGGCCTACGCCACGGCCACGTTGTTGCGCCACGATGACGTCCCGGAGACGCTAAGCATCCCGCTGCTAGCCGCGCTGGTGGGAGCCATCGTCGCGAACATCCGGCTGAGTATCCTCCCCTCGCCGACGGGAGCGGCACAGGGCTCGCTCGCCGGTCTCGTCTCGGGCGTGGTCCCGACACCCGCCGTGGCTGGCGTGGACGTGGCGACGATCCTCGCGACCCTCGTCGTCGCGGCGGCGAGCTTCCATCTCATCCGCCGCAGGACGGCCGCCTCGGTCGATCGCGGCATCAAGACCTTCCTCATCGTGCTGGGGAGCATCGTCGCCTTCTCCAGCGGCGGCAGCCAGGTCGGCCTCGCCACCGGGCCCTTGGAGAACCTCTACGGGGTCGAACTCGGCCTGCCGAGCATCGTCCTGCTGGCGCTGGGGGCCGTGGGCATCCTCGGCGGGGCTTGGATGGGCTCGCCTCGGTTGCTGCAGGCCACCTCCCGGGAGTACGCCCAGCTCGGCGTCCGCCGCTCCATCGCGGCGCTGGTTCCCGGATTCGTCATCGCGCAGGCGGCCATCCTGCTCGGCATCCCCATCTCCTTCAACAACATCATCCTCTCGGGCATCATCGGCGGCGGCCTCGCGGGTGGCTCCGCGGGGGTCTCTCGAAGGAAGATCGTCACGACGGTGGTCTTCTGGGTGCTGACGCTTGCCGGCTCGGTCGCCATCGGCTACGGACTCTACCAGGTTGCCGCACCGGTCCTGGCCCAGTAG
- a CDS encoding universal stress protein, producing the protein MEPTHVLVPLDGSPLAEEALAHALEVFDCRITVLSVVTPVSSRMSESGLLEREGRRRENARERATAVLEEATKTIDESGREVETVVEEGAPAETIIAYVEDGDVDHVVMGGHGGPTGIASRLLGTVATTVVAEAPVTVTVVR; encoded by the coding sequence ATGGAGCCCACACACGTGCTCGTCCCGCTTGACGGGTCGCCGTTGGCCGAGGAGGCCTTGGCTCACGCGCTCGAGGTGTTCGACTGTCGGATCACGGTCTTGAGCGTGGTCACCCCTGTCAGCAGTCGGATGAGCGAGAGCGGCCTCCTTGAACGGGAGGGACGACGACGGGAGAACGCCCGCGAACGTGCGACCGCAGTGCTCGAGGAGGCCACGAAGACGATCGACGAATCGGGCCGCGAGGTCGAGACGGTCGTCGAGGAGGGGGCACCGGCCGAGACCATCATTGCCTACGTCGAGGACGGCGACGTTGATCACGTCGTTATGGGTGGACACGGAGGCCCCACCGGCATCGCCTCGCGCCTCCTGGGCACGGTCGCCACCACGGTGGTTGCGGAGGCCCCGGTTACGGTGACGGTCGTCCGGTGA
- a CDS encoding PAS domain-containing sensor histidine kinase yields the protein MSSPPPSTALLDYSQDIIVLLDDDGRFTYANAALKRLIGWEPSDVLGTGAFDYIHPDDVGDARDAFERVVEAEGYAEAVVEHRFRTTDGSWAWLESRMSNLTNEQIDGYVVSARHITDRVEAEAESRETAARLGQLSRATPDVLWLFNGDWSECLFVNPAYESLYGGSAEELKRDSTAFFDTIHPSDVPVVKAAMERLSNGTFLDVEYRVNPNRNYKTWVWVQGIPIIQNGEVVRIAGVTKDITTRKRRERQLGVMDNLLRHNLRNDLNIILGNADQIEAEFPDTADRTRVIRRTGEALLKTAEKQREMVNILTDDSVTTRVALDEVVSDAVEAVRQRFPDARVTVYCQNRCFASVLDKFQYAIIELLENAIIHNENEVPSVHVTLNQVNKQTILIVEDDAPPIPEMEANVLREDYEMTAVYHSTGLGLWLVHWIVELSGGWITVEADSEGNHIRIVIPET from the coding sequence ATGAGTTCTCCCCCTCCCTCGACCGCCTTGCTTGACTATTCGCAGGACATCATCGTCTTACTCGATGACGACGGACGCTTCACCTACGCTAATGCGGCACTCAAGCGCCTGATCGGCTGGGAACCCAGCGATGTTCTGGGCACAGGTGCCTTCGATTACATCCATCCCGACGATGTTGGGGACGCACGGGACGCCTTCGAACGAGTGGTTGAAGCCGAGGGGTACGCCGAGGCAGTCGTCGAACATCGCTTCAGGACAACAGACGGCTCGTGGGCCTGGCTGGAAAGCCGCATGTCGAATCTCACTAACGAGCAGATTGACGGCTATGTTGTGAGTGCACGCCATATCACGGACCGGGTCGAAGCGGAGGCTGAAAGTCGCGAAACGGCGGCACGTCTCGGACAGCTCTCCAGAGCGACTCCGGATGTGCTGTGGTTATTCAACGGGGATTGGTCCGAATGCCTGTTCGTCAATCCCGCCTACGAGTCCCTCTATGGAGGATCGGCCGAGGAGCTTAAGCGTGACTCGACGGCCTTCTTCGACACGATCCATCCCTCGGACGTTCCCGTGGTGAAGGCTGCGATGGAGCGTCTTTCTAACGGCACCTTCCTCGACGTGGAATACCGGGTGAATCCGAACCGGAACTACAAAACGTGGGTCTGGGTACAGGGCATCCCGATCATTCAGAACGGCGAAGTCGTCCGAATCGCCGGCGTCACCAAGGATATTACGACCCGGAAACGACGTGAACGACAGCTCGGCGTGATGGATAATCTCCTCCGCCACAATCTGCGTAATGATCTGAACATCATCTTGGGAAACGCTGACCAGATCGAAGCGGAGTTTCCCGATACGGCCGACCGGACGAGAGTCATCCGCCGAACTGGTGAGGCGCTCCTCAAGACCGCCGAAAAACAACGTGAGATGGTGAACATACTGACGGACGACAGCGTGACCACGAGGGTCGCTCTCGACGAAGTAGTTTCGGACGCGGTCGAAGCGGTCAGACAGAGATTCCCCGACGCCCGTGTGACTGTCTACTGCCAGAACCGGTGTTTCGCGTCCGTACTGGACAAATTCCAGTATGCTATCATCGAACTCCTGGAGAACGCAATCATACACAACGAGAACGAGGTGCCGTCAGTGCACGTTACGCTTAATCAGGTCAATAAACAGACCATTTTGATCGTCGAGGACGATGCACCACCGATTCCGGAGATGGAGGCAAACGTACTCCGTGAAGACTATGAGATGACGGCAGTCTATCATAGCACGGGACTCGGTCTCTGGCTTGTGCACTGGATCGTCGAACTCTCCGGGGGATGGATTACTGTGGAGGCCGATTCTGAGGGCAATCACATCCGAATAGTAATACCGGAGACGTAG
- a CDS encoding Na+/H+ antiporter NhaC family protein: MVEFGAASLIPPVLAIALAIVTRKAVLSLFLGIWSGGVIQAGGPNLLGDPVGWLSGVVSAGFGFFPAFDWIIAAIAGEFHATIIVFTLLLGSGVAMVWNLGGSYAIRDWALKRLTTQRKAGVSIAVLGVILFFDDYANTAIVGSSMKDVSDRLRISREKLSYLVDSTAAPVATLGISSWVAFQLSLISDGYEAAGVSDHPPVFEVFVNSIPFNMYAILAIVMVFIIVLSGRDYGEMLAAEHRSWATGRVNREEARPMQDVAAELGEPSAANPRLVNFFGPVAVLIVVTLIGALWTGGFTLGGFLADPTGALWDGVTNAAYDKALLYGSFAMVVTGFVLGKAYGIFGLGEATDTTIDGFGIMLTAVSILSLAWGIGEVVSALGTGEYVAGIAEGVVNPAILPALVVVIAAFMAFSTGTSWGTMGILTPIVIPVAWSITGGGAAGHTLVAAMVGAIFSGAIFGDHTSPISDTTVLSATFTGADLIDHVRTQLYYAGTVGIVAIVLLLVWGYVGISPLVLLPIGAIGLVGLVYGLSEFDARRRGVSPIAANAPRDDVEEADLGPDAD; encoded by the coding sequence GGCATCTGGTCCGGCGGCGTGATCCAGGCCGGTGGCCCGAACCTCCTCGGCGATCCCGTGGGGTGGCTCTCCGGCGTCGTGTCGGCCGGGTTCGGCTTCTTCCCGGCGTTCGACTGGATCATTGCGGCGATCGCCGGGGAGTTCCACGCGACGATCATCGTCTTCACGCTGCTTTTGGGCTCGGGCGTGGCGATGGTCTGGAACCTCGGCGGCTCCTACGCGATCCGCGATTGGGCCCTCAAGCGGCTCACGACCCAGCGAAAGGCCGGGGTCTCGATCGCCGTCCTCGGCGTGATCCTCTTTTTCGACGACTACGCCAACACGGCGATCGTCGGCAGCTCGATGAAGGACGTTTCGGACCGGTTGCGGATCTCCCGCGAGAAGCTCTCCTATCTCGTCGACTCGACCGCGGCACCCGTGGCGACGCTGGGGATCTCCTCGTGGGTCGCCTTCCAGCTGTCGCTCATCAGCGACGGCTACGAGGCCGCGGGCGTGAGTGACCATCCCCCGGTGTTCGAGGTGTTCGTGAACTCGATCCCGTTCAACATGTACGCGATCCTGGCGATCGTGATGGTGTTCATCATCGTGCTTTCGGGACGGGATTACGGGGAGATGCTCGCCGCGGAACACCGGTCCTGGGCCACGGGACGGGTCAACCGCGAGGAGGCGAGACCGATGCAGGACGTCGCCGCGGAGCTCGGCGAGCCGTCCGCGGCGAACCCGCGGCTCGTGAACTTTTTCGGTCCGGTCGCCGTGCTGATCGTCGTCACGCTCATCGGCGCGCTGTGGACCGGCGGATTCACCCTCGGCGGGTTCCTTGCGGACCCGACCGGCGCCCTCTGGGACGGCGTCACCAATGCCGCCTACGACAAGGCGCTGTTGTACGGCTCCTTCGCGATGGTCGTCACCGGGTTCGTTCTCGGGAAGGCGTACGGGATCTTCGGGCTCGGCGAGGCCACCGACACGACGATCGACGGGTTCGGCATTATGTTGACCGCGGTCTCCATTCTCTCGCTCGCGTGGGGGATCGGCGAGGTGGTGAGCGCGCTCGGCACCGGCGAGTACGTCGCGGGCATCGCCGAGGGCGTGGTGAATCCGGCGATCCTGCCGGCGCTCGTGGTGGTCATCGCGGCGTTTATGGCCTTCTCGACGGGGACCTCCTGGGGAACGATGGGCATTCTGACGCCGATCGTCATCCCCGTCGCGTGGTCGATCACCGGCGGCGGCGCCGCGGGCCACACCCTCGTGGCGGCGATGGTCGGCGCGATCTTCTCCGGGGCGATCTTCGGCGACCACACCTCGCCGATCTCCGACACGACCGTCCTCTCGGCGACGTTCACCGGCGCCGACCTCATCGACCACGTTCGGACGCAACTCTACTACGCGGGGACCGTCGGGATCGTTGCGATCGTCCTGCTGCTCGTGTGGGGATACGTCGGCATCTCGCCGCTCGTCCTGCTCCCGATCGGTGCGATCGGTCTCGTGGGGCTCGTCTACGGGCTCTCGGAGTTCGACGCGCGGCGTCGCGGCGTCTCGCCGATCGCCGCGAACGCACCGCGGGACGACGTCGAGGAGGCGGACCTCGGACCTGATGCCGACTGA